Genomic DNA from Garra rufa chromosome 22, GarRuf1.0, whole genome shotgun sequence:
TGAAGAAACACTACTCATGAGTCCCGTTTAAACATTTAGCAACACGACACGGAAAGCCTTGTTTGAAGTAACGTCATTTTAACTTGTAATATTTATTCTTTGTTTACTTTATTTGACCGTTTTGGAGTCACATGTTAGACCCAAAGTTGCTCCCAAGTTTCCACATTGTTCCCTATGTCTCCCTTACTGGCAATAAAATGTGAACTTGTATGCATGCTTTGATTTATTTAAACTCAAGTACGATCAATTCATTAAGTACACTCATATTTTGGAATAAATTGAGCAAATGGCATATTTATGTGTTGAGCTGTGATGCTTTTTCTTTAGAGAGCAATGGAAAGTAACTGGTTTTTATTCAGTTATGTCACTTTTAAGGGTTTTTAGCCTTTATATTTCCTGACTACTTTTTAATGAATGTAGACTTAAGCAGTCTTTGACACTTATTTTGGCGGTTGTGTGTTTATGTGGGTACAACATATCATTTGAAGAAACTCATATTACAAAAGGAACCTTGTTTACATTTcaaatttaatgtttaaaaatgctaaaaGCATATTTTTCCAGATCACACATTATTGCTTATTACAAACTTATTGTTGCTCTTGCTGtccatgtatttttttaataaaccaaCTGCTGTAAGTTTGCTTGAGAATTTAGTGTCAATGTTTTTCCTCTGTTGTAAAAAGTAATTTAACGCATTTGTTAACGTTTTCAGAAACGGATGTCCGTTACCGAAGGGGGCATCAAGTACCCCGAGACCACAGAAGGAGGACGCCCTAAACTGGGGGGACTTATGGACCCCCGGCAAGGGGTAATTGAAAGATCAGGCAGATGCCAGACGTGTGCAGGTATGTTCATAAACTGATTTCTATCCATTATGGTTATTATTAAACACTTAAACCTTTTACTTATGTGTTATGCAAAATGATTTGCTTGTCGTCATTTAGGTAACATGACTGAGTGTCCTGGTCATTTTGGTCACATTGAGCTGGCTAAGCCAGTCTTTCATGTTGGCTTCGTCACAAAGATCATGAAGGTCCTCCGCTGTGTCTGTTTCTTCTGTTCGAAACTGCTTGTGGATGCGGTATGTTGTATTTTCAATTTGCCTTTGTTTGTGATTTCATTGTCAATGTTCTTCCTCCTCCTGTGGTTCTTCTGATCTGCAgttgtcaacatttgaagtggatcaaaagttCAAAAATGTTGACAagcgggtattgttttggtttgaggacaactttgatgaaaaagttttgatccacttcagatGTTGACTACTTTAGTTCCTTTGGTCAAATTTCACATTTCTAATTTTGTTTTACCCAGAACAATCCAAAAATCAAAGACATCTTGGTCAAGTCGAAGGGGCAGCCACGTAAGCGATTGACCCACGTCTATGACCTCTGTAAAGGCAAAAACATTTGTGAGGGTGGAGAGGAGATGGACAACAAGTTTGGAGTGGAGCAGCAGGAGACCGAAGAAGACCTCACCAAAGAGAAGGTACATGCCTTAAAAGTTCTTCTCTGCATTTAAAGCTTGTTCTGGAAGTTTTAAAACTGATTTTTAACTTTTACATCTCAAGGGTCATGGAGGTTGTGGCAGGTACCAGCCACGTATCCGTCGCTCTGGCCTGGAGCTCTATGCCGAGTGGAAGCACGTGAATGAAGACTCCCAGGAGAAGAAGATTCTCCTCAGCCCTGAGCGTGTCCATGAGATCTTCAAGCGCATTTCAGATGAAGAGGACATGATCTTGGGCATGGACCCCAAATACGCCCGTCCTGAGTGGATGATTGTCACAGTTTTGCCCGTGCCACCTCTTGCTGTGAGGCCGGCCGTGGTCATGCAGGGCTCTGCTAGAAACCAGGTTGGCATTCCTTATTAAACCGTGAGAAAGAAGTTTGATGTATTGCATAGTACTGATTGCTGTTAGATTTGTTTCAATTGTACGTTCGTTTCCCCCAGGATGATTTAACACACAAGTTGGCTGACATTGTGAAGATCAATAACCAGCTGAAGCGAAATGAGCAGAGTGGAGCTGCAGCGCACGTTATAGCAGAGGATGTCAAGCTGCTTCAGTTCCATGTGGCCACAATGGTAGACAATGAACTGCCAGGTCTACCTAGGGTAAGATTTGCACTGCTCTTTAGACGATCTGTATCCAGGCTACTATGAGAATCAAATTATATGCTTATTACCAGTAGCTTCAAATCgcacaaattgaaattgcgaactGAAAGTATGCCTAATGGAAACTTTGAAAAATTCTTTaatgtttcaaaaaaaaaaaaatggccagttacacaagcattgactacacAATGCTTGAATAAGGGGCTTTCCTTGCAATTAAAGCTTGGATAACCCCTTATTTACCCTGCACAGGTGTGCGGAGCTGATCAcggtcactctagtcaatgcttgtttATACCAGGCGCACTGCAGCTAGTTTCATTTTCAGAAGCGGCTCTCCGTGTTCCTTCTGTTAAGATGGATGCCTACGTCTCTTACGAGTAAAATTAATGGCTAGTGCGGTGGCTTTGACATATGTAAACCTACCAAAATCAATTGCCATGACTTATtgtgaaagggaaaaaaaatgcattggtCGCATAGAAACGGTTAATGGAAATGCCGTCATCTCGcaacagtgtttttatttttattttttttatccacaTTTCTGAAACATCACACGTTTTGTGcaaatctaaataataataaaaagtgatgatgataatattaataacagtTTAATATTTGTGTGTATATGTTATATAAGTTTCAAAAAGGTGAACATTTTCCAGTAAACTTCAAATATAGTTGCAAAAAGTTGGAAATTTTTCCAGTAAACAACTTTAAATATAGTTGCAAAAAGGTGGAAACTTTTtccaataaattaaatatatagttGCCAAAGGTGGACTTTTTccagtaaatttaaaatatagttgCAAAAAGGTGGACATTTTTTCCAGTAAATTTCAAATATAGTTGCAAAAGGTGGACGTTTTCCACAATTTCCGATATAGTTTGGAAAAAGGAGGAAATTTTCCCTGTAAAATTCAAATATTTGCAAAAAAGTTGGATATTTTCCAGTAAATATCAGAAATTTTGGAAGTTTTCCAGGGATTTTGGGGTTTCTGGAATTTTTCCACCCCTTTGCCaccatatattatataaaattgttttaattttataaattcaattgtgttaaaataaaaaaaacaggacACATTGCAGTTAATAAAGACATTTGTGATTTAGTGAGTGGGGTTATCAGGAAGATTTTAATGAATACTTCTCTCTCATATgtttgtttcaggcaatgcaaaagTCTGGCCGTCCACTAAAATCTATCAAGCAGAGACTAAAGGGTAAGGAAGGACGTGTCAGAGGTAATCTGATGGGAAAGCGTGTAGACTTCTCGGCCCGAACTGTCATCACGCCTGACCCCAACCTGCAGATCGACCAGGTGGGAGTTCCTCGTTCCATCGCCGCAAACATGACCTTCCCTGAGATCGTCACACCCTTTAACATTGACAGGTAATATTAGTagttttttaatgtctttatgaatgcacattttacaaaatattctaGTGCCTTCTGAGAGGTATCTGTAACCAAGTGCTCTCAATTGTCTTTTTCTTACATTGTTCTCTCTTTAACTTACTTAATCAGACTCCAAGAGCTTGTGAGGAGAGGTAACAGTCAGTACCCAGGAGCCAAATATATCATCCGAGACAATGGGGACAGAATTGACCTGCGATTCCACCCTAAACCAAGTGACCTTCACCTTCAGATTGGATATAAAGTTAGTTTTGATAGCCTTGTGTCTTGTTTAAtgtgaaaatgtaattttgaatTACAGTGAGCAAGTATCTAAAACCTGTTTTCTTACTAGGTTGAACGACACATGTGTGATGGAGACATCATTGTGTTCAACAGACAGCCTACGCTGCACAAAATGTCTATGATGGGCCACAGAGTGCGAATCTTGCCTTGGTCAACATTTCGACTTAACCTCAGGTACACTGGATTTCTAAGACTTGATCCGTCACATTGTTTCTAGAATGATACATGTATTTTAAAAGAGAATCTCTTTCACTGCTAGTGTGACAACCCCATACAATGCTGACTTTGACGGCGATGAGATGAACCTGCACTTGCCACAGTCTCTGGAAACCCGTGCTGAGATCCAGGAGCTGGCCATGGTGCCTCGTATGATTGTCACACCACAGTCCAACAGACCCGTCATGGGTATTGTGCAGGACACATTGACAGCTGTGCGCAAGTTCACCAAGCGAGATGTCTTCTTAGAGAGGGTGCGTTTACAAAGCTGTGGAaccagatgtgaccctggaccacaaaaactcaaattgagatttctacatctgaaagcttaataaataagccttccattggatatgacaatatttggctgagaaacaactatttgaaaatctggaatctaagggtgcaaaaaaaaaaaaaacacactaaaCATTgagaatcacctttaaagttgtccaaatgaagttcctagcaatgcatgttgttaatttttaaaaagttttgctATTCActgtagggaatttacaaaatatatttttggatcaagatctttacttaatatcctaataatttttggcataaaagaaaaatccatatttttggcccagacaatgtattgttggctattgctacaaatatactcgtgctacttacaactggttttgtggtccagggtctcaaatTATGAATGTAATGAGCTGTTGGGTTGCTCAGGTTCATGAGAGTTATACTTACAAATCATTTTGTGTGCTTTGTTTTAGGGTGAGGTGATGAACCTCCTCATGTTCCTCTCCACATGGGATGGCAAAGTGCCCCAACCAGCTATCTTGAAACCTCGGCCTCTCTGGACTGGCAAACAGATCTTCAGCCTGATCATCCCTGGGCACATCAATGCCATCCGCACACACAGCACTCACCCTGATGAAGAGGACAGTGGCCCTTATAAGAACATCTCCCCTGGAGACACCAAGGTGCAGTAGTGCAGCCCAAGTATTGATCGATTTTGTGCACAATGAAGTTATGCAATTTCATACTCATTTCTATTCATCTTGCAGGTGATTGTGGAGAACGGTGAGCTCATAATGGGGATCCTGTGTAAGAAATCATTGGGAACCTCAGCTGGCTCTCTTGTCCATATCTCATACCTTGAGATGGGCCATGACATCACACGACTCTTCTATTCCAACATCCAGACTGTCGTCAACAACTGGCTGCTCATTGAGGGTAAAAAATAAGGATTGAAACTGTTGTGTGCAAATTAAGTTTATTCAAGTCTTTTATTTACAACTATCTTGTGTGCTTCAGGTCACTCTATTGGTATTGGAGACTCCATTGCCGATAAGGCGACATATCAGGACATTCAGAACACGATTAAGAAAGCCAAACAGGATGTGATAGAGGTGAGTTGACATCATTAGGTATTTATAAATGGTCAAACCAGTTTATTCAGACACGTTCAACACTTCTCATGTTATTACAGATTATTTGTCAATCAACCGAAAGTTATTCAGACAACTCTTAGTATGACTTGGTATGATTTGCAATGTTTATCAATACTtcgttgaccaattaccaagcaatgcttaattttgttcagtctgtggtgtgaaAAGTTCACTTtaacaattaaagaaaaaacacttaagcaaaacatggtcaggtcaaagtgccTGAATTTTTAGTCCCaaattatcaattttactggtagtccactgtattttgctatcctcacttgcataaatgaactatagtgtcctgcacctactagtaaaagataaaaaaaaaaaaaaattatatctggtttCTGACTCTATAACAGATCATTGCTTTTGTACGTGAATGAAGTTGTGCATCATGGTCTCTGATCTATCTCACAGGTCATTGAGAAAGCCCACAACAATGAGTTGGAGCCCACTCCAGGTAACACTCTGAGACAGACCTTTGAGAACCAAGTCAACCGTATCCTGAACGATGCTCGAGACAAGACTGGATCCTCTGCCCAGAAGTCACTGTCTGAGTACAACAATTTCAAATCCATGGTGGTGGCTGGTTCAAAAGGCTCTAAAATTAACATTTCTCAGGTGAGTGTGGATGGCAGATGGTGTTCAAGTCTTAAAATGGTTCAAAAGCAAGTTGCTGCCTTTTTCAGACTAAAAGCTTAACTGGAATATAAACCAAATGGCCTTGCTTTTAAATGTGGTCAATgtacgttttttattttttctcacaatctGTGTTTGTTCCTTCTCACCCATTTAGGTTATTGCTGTGGTGGGGCAGCAGAACGTTGAGGGTAAGCGAATCCCCTTCGGTTTCAAGCATCGCACTCTCCCTCACTTCATTAAAGATGACTACGGTCCAGAAAGTAGAGGCTTCGTGGAAAACTCCTATCTGGCCGGTCTCACACCAACTGAGTTTTTCTTTCACGCCATGGGAGGCAGAGAAGGTCTGATCGACACAGCTGTCAAAACTGCTGAGACAGGTAATGAACACTCATTGACTCAGCAGCTATTGGGCGCTAATATTAAATCTTCAAATCATAATATTTCTGTCTCTAGGTGAGATGTTATGTATAATTGTCATCACGTTTATCTTGGTTAAAGGCTGACATTGTCTTCATGAGTATTTCTTCTTATTCCTTCAGGTTATATTCAGCGTCGTCTGATCAAATCTATGGAGTCTGTTATGGTGAAGTATGATGCTACAGTCAGAAATTCCATTAACCAAGTCGTCCAGCTGAGGTATGGAGAAGATGGGCTGGCAGGAGAGGCCGTCGAGTTCCAAAACATGGCTACACTTAAGCCATCCCACAAAGCCTTTGAGAAAAAGTGAGTATTGTTGTTTATCatttacaaaaaatgtaatattgattttGGGCTATATTTATCATATCACTTGGCCTTAACCATTGGCAATAAGGACATGGATagtaagttgttgttttttttttttttttttaaatagccttCTCAGGTCGTTGTTGATCAACAGCTTAGAGACAATATCCAACATCACTGATTTAACTTTGCCTCTATCTTTATTTGCACAGGTTCAAGTTTGACTACACCAATGAGCGAGCTCTCCGCCGCACTCTACAGGAAGATGTGGTGAAAGATGTCATGACCAATGCCCATGTCCAGAGTTCTCTAGAGAGAGAGTTTGAAAAGATGAGGGAAGACCGAGAGATCCTGAGGGCCATTTTCCCCACAGGAGACAGCAAGGTCTGACCCTTAAAAGTACCATTTGAGTGCCATCATTAACCTCTTTGGTTTGGATATGTATGAATATCACTGTGTTTGCACACTGTCTGTAGACCCAAACTGTTGTTTTCCCATAGGTGGTGCTACCGTGCAATCTGGCCAGAATGATCTGGAATGCTCAGAAGATTTTCCGCATCAATCCTCGAACACCAACTGACCTCAATCCAGCTCGAGTAGTGGATGGTGGGTTTTGTACTTTAAGCTTGTAAATATTAGATTTTATTAACTTTTGTTTTGATGTGCAGACTGTCTTCACTGCTTTAAGTCTTAAGGCTCTACGTTTGAGCAGGTCTCCCAGCTAAGACTCCTGCTTGTGGCAGCTAAATAAAGCCTGCTGACGACTGATCCCTATAGCTTACCGCTGTCTTGTGGTAGACCTGTGCAAGCTGATTATAAAGGCcacttttacatttttgtatgcGTGTTTGTTGACTAAAGCCGTGACACCAAACTTATGCACTTGACAAATCTGCACCATTTAGAGGTGTCTGTAATTTTATGTAGCCCTGACCAATATGGCTGTTTGTACTAGTCATTATATTGTTGGCACTACCACTTTTGAAGTGAGTTGAATgatcactaataataataataatttggatAAATGACAAATAGCTGTAAATTTTGGTTGTAAAAGACTAATTTTAAAGAGGAAATGCAGTGTGAAGCCTGATCTtcgagaaaatataaagggtcactaactttgtcagttctttttattttttcctattGTACTATAAATCTGTCCAATAGTTTGACAGCAAAATTTaagtaaaaactatatataaatggCGAGAGATTAATCCTCTTTGTTAGacttatttttaatgttatttgtttaatatgaaattatattttttccccATGACTTGTTGGACAATTTCGAGAAACTTTGCTGTCATCTGTTTAAAACTGCTGAAATCTGCTGGACAGATTTAAAATCAGGATATGGTCTCACACCAGAGGACATGGTTTTTAGAGACAAAAAAACTATATGGATGAAAAAGCTTGCCATTTATTAAAAGGCACAATTATGCTTgaggtatttattaacattatgctttttcatttataaaagttaatttatttaacCATGCTTGAGACGGTGTTATTTGATATAAATTTGAGCCAAATGTCAAAATTGTTCTATGGTGTGACTTTTATAACAAGTACATGTAGGACAAAAATGTTTAACCATTTACTGCATTTTAAATGAGGACaaaattatattcatttttattttgtgggACAGTGAAAATGCCATGTCACGTCAACAACACGTTTGCTCTTTTTATGCAGGTGTTTGTGACTTGAGTAAGAAGCTGGTGATCGTAAATGGTGATGATCAGTTAAGCAGGCAAGCCCAGGAGAACGCCACTCTGCTGTTCAACATCCACCTGCGCTCCACCCTGTGCTCAAAGCGAATGACTGAGGAGTTCCGTCTTAGCACAGAGGCTTTTGATTGGCTGCTGGGAGAGATAGAGACCAAATTTAACCAATCCATTGTAAGTAGTGTTTGCTAAGTTGACTGTCTGCACCTGAAGAAGTTAGAAAATGGGGAGTAATGTTTTATTAGTTTGTCAAGATGTCGCATTGCCTGAAGCTGGATGCTTTCTTTTTATATTCTTCAGGCTCACCCTGGTGAGATGGTAGGTGCTCTGGCTGCCCAGTCTCTGGGAGAGCCTGCTACTCAGATGACCCTGAACACATTCCACTACGCCGGTGTG
This window encodes:
- the polr2a gene encoding DNA-directed RNA polymerase II subunit RPB1, which codes for MHGPPSSDSACPLRLIKRVQFGVLSPDELKRMSVTEGGIKYPETTEGGRPKLGGLMDPRQGVIERSGRCQTCAGNMTECPGHFGHIELAKPVFHVGFVTKIMKVLRCVCFFCSKLLVDANNPKIKDILVKSKGQPRKRLTHVYDLCKGKNICEGGEEMDNKFGVEQQETEEDLTKEKGHGGCGRYQPRIRRSGLELYAEWKHVNEDSQEKKILLSPERVHEIFKRISDEEDMILGMDPKYARPEWMIVTVLPVPPLAVRPAVVMQGSARNQDDLTHKLADIVKINNQLKRNEQSGAAAHVIAEDVKLLQFHVATMVDNELPGLPRAMQKSGRPLKSIKQRLKGKEGRVRGNLMGKRVDFSARTVITPDPNLQIDQVGVPRSIAANMTFPEIVTPFNIDRLQELVRRGNSQYPGAKYIIRDNGDRIDLRFHPKPSDLHLQIGYKVERHMCDGDIIVFNRQPTLHKMSMMGHRVRILPWSTFRLNLSVTTPYNADFDGDEMNLHLPQSLETRAEIQELAMVPRMIVTPQSNRPVMGIVQDTLTAVRKFTKRDVFLERGEVMNLLMFLSTWDGKVPQPAILKPRPLWTGKQIFSLIIPGHINAIRTHSTHPDEEDSGPYKNISPGDTKVIVENGELIMGILCKKSLGTSAGSLVHISYLEMGHDITRLFYSNIQTVVNNWLLIEGHSIGIGDSIADKATYQDIQNTIKKAKQDVIEVIEKAHNNELEPTPGNTLRQTFENQVNRILNDARDKTGSSAQKSLSEYNNFKSMVVAGSKGSKINISQVIAVVGQQNVEGKRIPFGFKHRTLPHFIKDDYGPESRGFVENSYLAGLTPTEFFFHAMGGREGLIDTAVKTAETGYIQRRLIKSMESVMVKYDATVRNSINQVVQLRYGEDGLAGEAVEFQNMATLKPSHKAFEKKFKFDYTNERALRRTLQEDVVKDVMTNAHVQSSLEREFEKMREDREILRAIFPTGDSKVVLPCNLARMIWNAQKIFRINPRTPTDLNPARVVDGVCDLSKKLVIVNGDDQLSRQAQENATLLFNIHLRSTLCSKRMTEEFRLSTEAFDWLLGEIETKFNQSIAHPGEMVGALAAQSLGEPATQMTLNTFHYAGVSAKNVTLGVPRLKELINISKRPKTPSLTVFLLGQAARDAERAKDILCRLEHTTLRKVTANTAIYYDPNPQNTVVTEDQEWVNVYYEMPDFDVTRISPWLLRIELDRKHMTDRKLTMEQIAEKINAGFGDDLNCIFNDDNAEKLVLRIRIMNSDENKFQEDEEVVDKMDDDVFLRCIESNMLTDMTLQGIEQISKVYMHLPQTDNKKKIIITEEGEFKALQEWILETDGVSLMRVLSEKDVDPVRTTSNDIVEIFTVLGIEAVRKALERELYHVISFDGSYVNYRHLALLCDTMTCRGHLMAITRHGINRQDTGPLMKCSFEETVDVLMEASSHGECDPMKGVSENIMLGQLAPAGTGCFDLLLDAEKCKYGMEIPTNIPGISVAGPTGMFFGSAPSPMSGMSPAMTPWNTGATPAYGAWSPSVGSGMTPGAAGFSPSAASDASGFSPGYSPAWSPTPGSPGSPGPASPYIPSPGALSPNYSPTSPAYEPRSPGGYTPQSPGYSPTSPSYSPTSPSYSPTSPNYSPTSPSYSPTSPSYSPTSPSYSPTSPSYSPTSPSYSPTSPSYSPTSPSYSPTSPSYSPTSPSYSPTSPSYSPTSPSYSPTSPSYSPTSPSYSPTSPSYSPTSPSYSPTSPSYSPTSPNYTPTSPSYSPTSPSYSPTSPSYSPTSPNYTPTSPNYSPTSPSYSPTSPSYSPSSPRYTPQSPTYTPSSPSYSPSSPSYSPTSPKYTPTSPSYSPSSPEYTPTSPKYSPTSPKYSPTSPKYSPTSPTYSPTTPKYSPTSPTYSPTSPTYTPTSPKYSPTSPTYSPTSPKYSPTSPTYSPTSPKGSTYSPTSPGYSPTSPTYSPAISPDDSDEENN